One window of Henckelia pumila isolate YLH828 unplaced genomic scaffold, ASM3356847v2 CTG_525:::fragment_3, whole genome shotgun sequence genomic DNA carries:
- the LOC140873067 gene encoding uncharacterized protein → MISNLDSKLERVIQVVDISSSSKRRSNEPTTVSARSKRKKTHEYKPVTPFFNQGVVLGQEATVEPLTSPLTSLDYIVKETTFVDRDLNGGVSREQLLVNDEVTNELDVLFDPLLVVESQKNLISGCGVNEQYVAITEISFKHDDANVITVEDDAAMNDQALPKEITPSIAVKKYARRSKKSQFCRSPYVQLPETPALTALGYTGPYNGSFEPVQCVSIKKVLSTVTKEVNRLHDGFKACTYGSYGKSWFTDLLNPRHWLDESHVYECMYGLSVLQKTYPHLVKQDVAIMSPYFSQDICFAYRNARDDFSNSYWKKLFGYVDGYCRRWTSVPWL, encoded by the exons atgatttctaatttgGATAGCAAGCTTGAACGTGTAATACAAGTTGTGGACATTTCAAGTTCATCCAAAAGGCGTTCGAATGAACCAACCACTGTATCTGCACGATCTAAAAGAAAGAAGACCCACGAAT ATAAGCCGGTGACGCCTTTTTTCAATCAAGGAGTGGTTCTTGGGCAAGAGGCAACCGTTGAACCGTTAACATCTCCTTTGACATCTCTAG ATTACATAGTCAAAGAAACAACTTTTGTCGATCGAGACTTGAATGGAGGAGTTAGTCGTGAGCAACTGTTGGTCAATGATGAAGTGACCAATGAACTAGATGTTTTGTTTGATCCACTTc TTGTAGTTGAGTCTCAAAAGAATCTTATCTCTGGTTGTGGTGTGAATGAACAATATGTTGCTATTACGGAGATTTCATTCAAACATGATGATGCAAATGTCATCACAGTTGAAGATGATGCAGCTATGAATGATCAAGCATTACCAAAGGAGATCACACCATCCATTGCAGTTAAAAAGT ATGCTCGAAGGAGTAAAAAGTCTCAATTTTGTCGCTCTCCATATGTACAACTGCCTGAGACACCTGCTTTGACTGCACTTGGATATACCGGTCCTTACAACGGTTCATTTGAACCAGTGCAGTGTGTTTCCATCAAGAAAGTATTGTCCACTGTCACCAAAGAAGTAAATAGATTACATGATGGATTTAAAGCATGTACATATGGATCATATGGCAAGTCATGGTTTACGGACCTTCTTAATCCGAGGCACTGGCTTGATGAAAGC CACGTATACGAGTGCATGTATGGATTATCTGTCTTGCAAAAGACATACCCACATTTGGTGAAACAGGATGTTGCCATCATGAGTCCGTATTTCTCTCAAGATATATGTTTTGCATATCGGAATGCTCGTGATGATTTCAGCAATAGCTATTGGAAGAAGTTATTTGGCTACGTTGATGGATATTGTCGTCGATGGACTTCAGTACCATGG TTGTag
- the LOC140873062 gene encoding cytochrome P450 98A2-like encodes MALPLIFVAVLSIFIAYKLYQRLRFKLPPGPRPRPIVGNLYDIKPVFVRCFTEWAQVYGPIFSVYLGSHLNVVVNSAELAKQVLKDNDQQLAYRNRTRMISRFSKDGMDLIWADYGPHYVKVRKLCTLELFSNKRVEALRPIREDEVTFMIESVYKNSIKPENKGKALELREYMGMAAFLHITRLSFGKRFMDSNGVVDKQGQELKYILDNAIKLGSKKSFSDFLPWFRFLFKSENAALDEHDTLANNFTIKIMEEHTRARLKSGSTKSHFVDALLTLQKEYELSDDTVISLLWDMVSAGMDTVTITVEWGMAELVRNPRVQQKIQEELDRVIGPDRIMTEADIPNLPYLQCVVKECFRVHPPTPLLLPHRANSNVKIGGYDIPKGATVNVNLWSLARDPEVWKDPLEFRPERFLEEDIDMKGTDYRLLPFGSGRRICPGAQLAINFVTSMLGHMLHHFTWTVPEGMEPEDIDMNEQPGLVIYMKTPFKAVPTPRLSPDLCKRVAVGNV; translated from the exons ATGGCTCTCCCACTGATATTCGTCGCCGTTCTCTCAATTTTCATAGCCTATAAGCTCTACCAACGCCTCCGTTTCAAGCTCCCGCCCGGCCCGCGTCCGCGGCCCATCGTCGGGAACCTCTACGACATCAAACCGGTCTTCGTGCGGTGCTTCACCGAGTGGGCTCAAGTCTACGGCCCGATATTCTCTGTGTACCTCGGATCCCATCTAAATGTTGTGGTTAACTCGGCGGAGTTAGCTAAACAAGTCTTGAAAGACAATGATCAGCAGTTGGCTTACAGGAACAGGACTAGAATGATTTCAAGGTTCAGCAAGGATGGCATGGATTTGATTTGGGCTGATTATGGTCCTCACTATGTGAAGGTCAGGAAATTGTGTACTCTCGAGCTTTTCTCGAATAAGAGGGTTGAGGCTTTGAGACCCATCAGAGAAGATGAGGTTACCTTCATGATTGAGTCCGTTTACAAAAACAGCATTAAGCCTG AAAATAAGGGAAAGGCTTTGGAGCTGCGGGAGTACATGGGAATGGCGGCATTCCTGCACATTACAAGGTTGAGTTTCGGAAAGAGGTTCATGGACTCAAATGGCGTGGTTGACAAACAGGGGCAAGAATTGAAATACATTTTGGACAATGCAATAAAGTTGGGTTCCAAGAAATCATTTTCAGACTTCCTCCCATGGTTTAGGTTCTTGTTCAAGTCCGAAAACGCGGCACTGGACGAGCATGACACTTTAGCGAATAACTTCACCATTAAGATAATGGAGGAACACACGCGTGCACGCCTGAAGTCCGGGAGCACCAAGAGCCATTTCGTGGATGCATTGCTAACTCTCCAAAAGGAGTATGAACTCAGCGACGACACTGTTATTTCTCTCCTTTGG GATATGGTGTCGGCAGGAATGGACACTGTGACCATCACTGTGGAATGGGGGATGGCGGAGTTGGTGAGGAACCCAAGAGTTCaacaaaaaattcaagaagaacTCGATCGTGTGATCGGACCCGATCGTATCATGACCGAAGCTGACATCCCGAATCTCCCCTACTTGCAATGCGTGGTGAAGGAGTGCTTCCGAGTGCACCCTCCAACACCTTTGTTACTCCCTCACAGGGCAAATTCCAATGTCAAGATTGGTGGTTACGACATCCCCAAAGGAGCCACCGTGAACGTCAACCTCTGGTCCCTCGCTCGGGATCCTGAGGTCTGGAAGGACCCCCTCGAATTCAGGCCCGAGAGGTTCCTTGAGGAGGATATTGACATGAAGGGCACTGATTATCGGCTACTCCCATTCGGGTCAGGGAGACGTATCTGCCCCGGAGCGCAGCTCGCCATCAACTTCGTGACGTCCATGTTGGGGCACATGCTGCACCATTTCACTTGGACTGTGCCTGAAGGAATGGAGCCTGAAGATATAGACATGAACGAGCAACCGGGATTGGTTATCTACATGAAAACGCCTTTCAAAGCTGTTCCGACTCCAAGATTGTCCCCCGATTTGTGCAAGCGTGTCGCAGTTGGGAATGTTTGA